A region of the Oceanispirochaeta sp. genome:
ACAGAATAGGTCTCAGGGGTGACTCCGTCGGATTTGAATTCCACACAGGGGATGAACTGTAAAAACCGTATTCCTTTTTCATAGAAATAGTCATATATCAGCTCGGGTTGCCTGCTGTTCAGATCATTCACCAGGGTCAGGATATTGTATTCCACCTTATGCTTTTCCAGATTATCCAGGCCTTTCTGAACCAGGTGATGGGATCCTTTTTTTCCAATGGTCTTTCTGTAGTGGTCATGGATCTCCGGGGGGCCGTCCATGGAGACCCCTAAAAGGAATTTGTACTCACCGAAAAAGGCGGCCATCTCGTCTGTGATGAGGGTCCCGTTTGTCTGCAGAGCATTGGCAATCTGAGCCCCCGGGGGAGCATACTTTTTTTCTAATGCAATCAATTTTTCAAAGAAGGGGAGTCCCATTAAAGTTGGTTCACCCCCCTGGAAGGCAATAGAGTACTGGGGCTGAGATGTCTTCATATAGGAGCGGATCATTGCCTCCAGAGTGGCATCATCCATCCTCGTTTTTTTGGATTCACAGAGCTGATCCAGGTAAAAACAGTATTCACAGCGGAGGTTGCAGTCG
Encoded here:
- a CDS encoding anaerobic sulfatase maturase produces the protein MKAFSLLVKPASADCNLRCEYCFYLDQLCESKKTRMDDATLEAMIRSYMKTSQPQYSIAFQGGEPTLMGLPFFEKLIALEKKYAPPGAQIANALQTNGTLITDEMAAFFGEYKFLLGVSMDGPPEIHDHYRKTIGKKGSHHLVQKGLDNLEKHKVEYNILTLVNDLNSRQPELIYDYFYEKGIRFLQFIPCVEFKSDGVTPETYSVSPEGWGDFLIGIFDRWYENRYEVSIRMFDSLLNKMVLGRPTTCDMDTNCCQYFVVEYDGSVYPCDFFVREELKLGNVKTEGWSQFLTHQTYRDFGNGKLNYQDQCGNCEWLSYCYGDCQKHRTGLKNDGLSTLCSGLKKFYRHAMPRLRSLADQIQIDRARGKI